Part of the Eshraghiella crossota genome is shown below.
TTTATGTATAAGACTTAAAGACTGCGGGCTCACCGGAATTGAATCCATGTATTCAACCTACAAGGGATTTGACGAACTTACGGTAAGAAAGCTTGCCCATGAAACCGGACTTCTGGAATCCGGTGGTTCCGATTTTCACGGTGCAAACAAACCTGACATCCGTCTTGGAACAGGAATGGGCAATCTTATGATAAGTTATGATTATCTTGATAAGCTTCGTGATTCATTAAATTAATCTGCGTATGCCGATACCATATAGCTTATGAATTGTTCCGCGGTTCTTCCTGACAATCCACCGTGGGACAATTCCCATTTATTGGCTTCCATGAGAAGCGTATTTTCGTCAACTTTAATGTTATTCTTTTGTGCAAGACCTTTTACTATTTCATTAAAAAGTTTCTTGTCAGGTGAGCCAAAATATACGGATACGCCGAATCGTGCAGAAAGTGAAAGTTTCTCTGCCACTGTATCCCTTGTGTGAAGATCGTCATCTCTTTCTTCTTTATCAGAATATTTTTCCCTGACAAGATGCCTTCTGTTGCTTGTCGCATATATAAGTACATTGTCAGGTCTTTTTTCCAGTCCTCCCTCAATAACAGCTTTCAAGAACTTGTATTCTATCTCAAATTCTTCAAAAGAAAGGTCATCCATATATATGATAAATTTGTAATTTCTGTCCTTTACCTGATTGATAATTGCTGACAAATCCTTAAACTGATGTTTATATATCTCAATCATTCTTAGTCCGTCATCGTAATATTCATTAAGTATTGCCTTAATGCAGGATGATTTTCCGGTTCCGCTGTCACCGAATAAAAGAACGTTATTAGCTTTACTTCCTGCAAGAAATGCCTCCGTATTGTCCGTTATTTTCTTTTTCTGTATATCATATCCTATGAGGTCTTTAAGATATTTGTGCTCAACACTTATAACAGGAGTGATTACAGGTCTGTCATTGTCATCATGTCCTACCCTGAAAGCCTTAAAAAGTCCTATACATCCGACACCTGCATCTTTATAAAAATCACATACGGTATTTAAAAATGTATTGTCATCCGCTGCGCCGGAAAGTTCCTCTGCCAGTTTAATTATCCTGTTTCTTATTCTTTTATTATAGTATTTTTCACCCTCATTATTGTTTTCAAATCCGATGAGCATGGATAAAAATGTGCCGTATTTAGCGTCAGTCCCACTTAAATCCGTATTAAAAAGTTCTCTGTACACAGCCATATCAAGCAATGCTGCTTTGTTAATGCTGCCTTCCATTCTTCCCCTTCTTTCACAGGAAAGACTGTAAGAATTCTCATCATTTGCAAGATTATATGCAAGATAGTCCTGCCATAAATTTCCGTTAAATCCCATTTTTTCCGATACTTCAAGAATATGCGACACAATCCGTCCTGCCGTTTTTTTTACGTCAAGTCCTTCAAATTCTTCTGAAGCTATCCTTAGCATGCAATCAAAAACCTCGCGGTTTTCCGGATTTTTGTATAATAATAATTCTGAACTGTTCATTATAATGCCTCCTAATAATTTCCTAACAGTCTCAAATAATTCGACTCTTCCGATATACCTCTCAGAGCATTTCTTACGCCGGGGTCTGCAAGATTTCCTTCAAAATCCACAAAAAATCTGAATTCCCAGTTATGCTCAGGTATAGGTCTTGACTCTATTTTAGTCATATTAAGATTATTAAACATAATATGTGATAACGCATTGTAAAGACTTCCCGATTTATGCGGAACTTCAAAACACACGCTTACCTTGTCGGCATTTTTAATAAATTCTCTTTTTCTGCTGACAATTACAAATCTTGTGGTATTGCATGCCGATGAGTTAATACCATCTTCAAGAATCTGAAGACCATATTCATCGGCACAATTTGCAGAACCTATTGCTGCCTGATGAATGTCATTGTCTTCGGCAACTTTTTTGGCACTCATTGCCGTATTAAGATATGCTTTCTGGTGCCAGTCCTTATGTCTGTCAAGAAATGCGGCACACTGGGCAAGGCCCTGAGGATGGGAATATACACACTTTATGTCCTTAAGTGTCGCCCCCGGCTTTGCAAGGAGGCAATGTCTTATCTTCACATAAGTCTCTCCCACTATGTAATTATTAAATTCCTGCAAAAGATCATAAGTATCATTAACCATTCCTGCTGAAGAATTATCTATCGGTATAACGGCATAATCTGCCACACCGTCACTCACAGCTTCCATAGCCTCCCTGAAAGTATCTACATTCATATTTCTGACATCGTTGCCGAAAAAATTAAGCATTGCTTCATGGCTGTATGCTCCCGGCACGCCCTGATACACAACTTTAATATTGTCACGTCTTATATCATCAACAATGTCGTATGGTTCTAACCTGGAATCCGACTTTCTCATCTCAAGCTTTGAATACTGGAATTTGCGGCTCATTGCCATAATCTGTGTAAAAAGTTCTGCCACACATTTGTTGTTAAAATCCGAATGTGCAAGATGTCTCAGTGTATCAATTTTCTGTTCTTCTCTTTCTTTATCAAATACAGCTTTTCCCGTTGCTATTTTATAATCGGCAACATTGGCTGCAACATCCATTCTTTTTTCAAAAAGTTCAACTATCTGTCTGTCAATCTCATCTATCTGTTTTCTTGATTCCTGTAAGTCAACTACCATATATTTTCTCCTTCTATATGTCACTTTTAATAGTTATATCACAAATTATAATAATTTGCTTGAAAAAAAAATAATTTTATTTCATAATATTACTATCATAATGTATTGGAGTCTATAAATTATGAATAAGAAATACACAAAATTCATTATTGGCGGTTCTGTTCTTCTCGCTATTATTATTCTTATTATCGTATACCATAATGTTACGAAAATAGACAAGAACAGTTCCTCAACCACCGGAAATACTCCGGGCAATCTTTTAAACGGAGGAAGCTTTTGCGAGAGCGGCGGAAAGATATATTTTTCCAACCCTTATGACAATAACAAGCTTTATTCCATGGACAGCGACTGTTCCAACATTAAGTGTCTTACAGATGACGACGTCTCTTATATTAACTGTGCCGGCAGATACATCTATTATGTAAAAAATAATGCCAAGGCATCCAACACCAACTCGCTTCTTCGTGGAGAGCTTTATGGTGTTGTAAGATGTGCGTTAAATGGTGGACGTTATACCACTCTTCATACGGGTTACAGTACAGACCTTGCGTTGTCCGGCAATACACTTATATTTAATGGTGTACTCAATTCCAAAAATGTAACTTACGCCATCAATGTTAACGGTAAGAATGAAGAAGTCCTTCTTGAAGATGACATTGCCAATTCTTCAGTATATAAAGGACATATCTATTATTCAAAGCCTTCTTCATCCGGTACTGCCGACCATTCGGTATACAGTATGCGTGTGTCAGACGGCTCATCAATTTCATATCTGAATGGCAATACATACATGGCATCGGTTGTAAACAATGTTCTTTATTATATTGACCTCGATAATAACTATGCTCTTACCTCTGTGAACCTTTCGAATAACACTAAAAAGGTTCTTACAACAGACAAAGTTGTATTATACAACGTTTATAATGATGTTATTTATTATCAGGAAGAGACTTATGACCATTCTTTTAACAGAATGAATAAAGACGGAAGCAATCAGATAAAAATATATGACGGTGATATAACTTCTATAAGCTGTACATCAAAGTACACATTTTTCAAGATGTTCGGTTCCGATACTCTTTACAGAGTTGAGACTAACGGAGATACTGCAATCCAGAAATTCTTTGTTACGGCTGACTGATAAGATATTATATAAGCCCTTACGGATTATCCTCTGTAAGGGCTTATTTTTATACTAAAATATTATTCAGTTTTTCATCCTTTTCTATTATTTCTATAGCAAGATTCCTATATTTTTCTTCGTGGAGATATGTGTGTCTGAAAGGTTTTATCTCGGGAGCAAGCATTACCGCTTTCTTAAAATCTTCTTTCCTGAGTTCCAGTGTCTTTACATAATCCCAGAAACCGGTGTCGGTGAATACTGTATTAATTCTCTCATACCGGTGATTCTGAACTTTGCTCATAATGTATGTCGCAATACCTACCTGGATACCATGAAGGCTTGGTTTCTCCAGCATCTTGTCAAGTGCATGGGATATAAGGTGTTCGCTTCCACTTGTAGGTGCGCTGCTGCCGGCTATCTCATTGGCAATTCCGCTCATGGCGAGGGAATCCATCAGTTCCTTAATAAAACGATCATCCAGAATATCCTTAAATGGTGTTCTTACAAAACTGTTTACCGCTTTTTTAGATATCATCATAGCACAGTCATTTACAATATCATAACCTTTTTCCTGTTCAAAAATCCAGTCATAAAGTGCTGTTATTTTGGATACCATGTCTCCGATTCCTGAATAAAGGAATGCCTTAGGAGCACTTTTTATTACTTCAATGTCTGCGATTATGCCGTATGCAATCCTTGCCGGTACGGATTTTCTTCTGCCCTCCACTATAAGGGATGCACTGGCGCTTGAAAAACCATCAGACGAAGCTGATGTAGGGATACTTATAAAAGGAAGATTCCTTAAAAATCCACAATATTTAGCCGCATCAATGACTTTACCGCCGCCGATGCCTATAACCGCTTCAGTTGTATTTGGAAACGAAAATCCAAGCTGCATTATTGCGTTAATTTCAACCGTATCCATTTCCTGATAGAGAAGCACATCAATGTTATTGTCTTTCATTCCTTTAAGAACTTTATCCCCGAACAGATTAATAAGTCCATTTCCGAAGAGGATAACAACTTTATGGAAATTCATATCTGCCAGATATTTTCCTACCTGTCCCAATATGTCTTTCTCTACCTTCAAAATAGCAGGTATTGATATTTCGCATTTATTCTGTGTTACCATATCATATCTCCAATTCCTTTACAGTTCCGAAATAATGTCTATACATTTATCAAAGCCTAATTTACTGCTGTTAAGTGTCATCGTGTAGTTGGTGGCTTTGCCCCATTCACCTTCTGTATAATAATTATAGTGCATTTTTCTCTTTTTATCCATATCACGCATCATATCCACAGCTTCTTTTTCAGTCTTGTTATATAATTTCATGATTCTTTCTTTTTTGACTGCTTCATCACCGTGTATAAAAACATGTACTGCATCGGGATTATCCCTTAAAATATAATCCGCACATCTTCCTATAATTACAAAAGATTCTTTCTTCGCAAGTTCTCTAATTATTTCTGACTGTGCGTTATATATTTTGTCCGAAATTGAACTTCCTGTCGCATCTCTTCCAACAAATGCATAGGAAAATATGCTCTTTGATGGAGAATATTCACCCTGATCCTCTATAATTTTCTTGGAAAAACCTGTTTCTTCGGCAATTTTCTCAAGTATCTGGGAATCATAAAACGTTATTCCTAATTTCTTCGCTACGTTTTCGCCTATAAAATGTCCGCCACTGCCAAACTCTCGACTGATTGTAATAATTTTACTCATGATAATCTGCCTCCTTAACATTGTTAATAACATTTTTTTTGATTTTTTTCATTAACAATAATGATATGATAAGGCTCATTCCTTCTGCAAATATAAATGTGAGCCATACAAGCCATATTTTACCGGAATTGTTTCTTACAGGTAAAGATAACAAATATGCTACAGGTAACACAAATACTATCTGTCGTAATACAGATACAATTAATGATTCCATTCCACCGTCAAGTGCCTGAAAAACACCCTGAAATGCAATATTGGCTCCTGCAAAAACAAATCCTGCCGATATTATCCGCATCGCCGATATATACATCCTTCCCGTATCTGTGCCTATGCCAAACATCTTTGCCAGAGCACCAGCCAAAGTTTCCAACAATACGGTTCCTGCTATCATAATTATTGTCGTATATATTATACCACATTTTATGCCTTCGTTAATACGTTTTTTATTTTGCATTCCGTGGCTGAAAGAAACAATCGGCGTTATTGCATCCCTGAGTCCGAATGCCGCAAACAATACGAACTGCTGCACTTTATAATATAATCCGTATGCCGTAACCGCCGAATTACTTATTTTTCCGAGAATAATATTTAATCCATAGGTCATCACGGACATTAATGCCTGTGCAACAATGGCGGGCACACCTATTTTGTATATTTCTTTTATTATTGGCTTTGAAGGTCGTATATACTTTATACTTTTATTTATGGCTTTATCTTTTTTATAATGGAAAATCACTGCCATTATTAACGAAATAATCTGTCCTATTACGGTTGCGTATGCAGCTCCTTTTACCCCAAGATTCATAGAAAAAATCATTACCGGGTCAAGCACAATATTAACAACAGCTCCCGTTATCTGTGCAATTGTTGAATATAGCGAATTGCCCATTGACTGAAGCATTTTTTCAAAAATCCCAAACAGGACCATTCCAAAAGAAATAATACAGCATATCTGTAAATATTCCGTTGCCAGTTTTGCTACATATACATCGTTTGTCTGGCTGTTTATATATGGTTTTACACCAAATATACCAAACAATACACATAGCAGCCAGATTATTATTCCAAGAAAAATTCCTGTTCCTGCAACTCTATCTGCTTTATCTATGTTATTCTGTCCTAAACTTTTTGACAACAGCGCACCAAGTCCTACACCTGTTCCTATTCCCACCGCCACAATAAGCATTTGTACGGGAAATGCTAACGTTAATGCATTAAGTGATGCTTCTCCCGTTCCTTTAATTCTTCCTACAAAGGCGCTGTCTACAATATTATACACCGCCTGCAGCATCATTGACAAAATCATGGGAATTCCCATTGTAATCATCAATTTACTGATTTTCATAGATGCCATTTTGTCTGTATTATCTTTTTGCATATCTTTTCCTCCTTCTTTGCAAAAAAATAAAGCGTAAATCCATCTGGATTTACGCTTTACGCTACACGATTGTTTACAAAATTATGCGTTCTTGCCACAGCATTTCTTATATTTAAGACCGCTTCCGCAAGGACATGGATCATTTCTTGAAATCTTAGGTCCCTTAACAACTGTTGTTGAAAGTTTCTGTTCTTTATAGAGTTCCTTTCTTCTCTTGGAATCAATTAACTCGTCCCATTCAGGAAGTTCATAAAGCCAGTCAGCTCTTGCATCAACCATATTCTTATAGAGAGTTTCCAAATCATAATCAAGGTTCACTTCTGTATTCTCATCCATTGTCTCAATCGGATTAGGATTCTTAAGGCTGTCATTAATTCCGTCAAGGAAGCCAACCATCGTCATTATATCAAAGTTATAATTCTCTGCCAGTTCCTTAACTGTACCTTTCACAGGTTCACCATATGATTTAAGAAGGTCTATATATACACCCTTCTCTAAGTTGAAATAATTAGCCCAAAACATCTGTTGTGCCTGAGGACTTTTCTTGTCATCATAGGCCATTTCTCTCCACTGTTCTAATAATGTCATGTTCGTTCTCCTAAAACTTTTGTATTATTATGAGATTATATAACAATCTTTTAATTTAGTCAAATGCACTCTCTATACATTTTTCTTATTTTCTGCTAAAATCATTTTAAAATATAAGATGACGAGGTTAATATATGAAAAAGAAATCTACTGCCGTCAGAGTAATGGCAATTATTTGTATAGTGCTTTTGGTCGGAATGTACATAACTTCCCTTGTACTCGCAATAATCCAGCATAAGAGTGCAGGTGCCGCGCTTAAAATATCAATGCTCTGTACTATTGTTGTTCCGGTATGGATATATATTTTCATGATGTTCCATAAGCTTGCTACAAGAAACCAGTTTATGAATTCAGAGGAAGATGAAATTTCCGAAAAAGATATCCCGGAAAACGAAGACGACGACGATTCTGCTGATGAGTAATTTTGAGATTTGTTAAAAGTCGGGTAGAGATTCGCAAGCTGACTCCCCTCCCCGCGGCTAGCGGGCCGGGATTTTACCCCGCCGCTGTTGTAGGATTACAAAATTCCCTGCCACTAACATCCTGTTTTAATAAAAATATGTCCCCTGTCAAAAGACAGGGGACATATAAATTTGAGGACTTTTTTTATATCCTCAATATAATCTATTTAGACAAATCACTTGTTCTATAGATAATATCGTGTCTCTTAGGACCGTTAGATACCATTGTGATAGGTACTCCGATTTCTTCCTCTATTGCTTCAATGTATGCCTTACATTCGGCAGGAAGTTCATCATAATTCTTAATTCCTCTGATATCACATTTCCAGCCCTTAAATTTCTTAAATACAGGCTTAGCCTTTTCAAGCTTGTATGTTACAGGGAAGTCCTTGATAACTTCGCCGTCAATTTCATAGCCTACGCACATCGGAATCTCATCAAGATATCCGAGTACATCAAGAACTGTAAGTGCTACTTCTGTTGCACCCTGCATTCTGCAGCCGTATCTTGTGGCAACTGCGTCAAACCATCCCATTCTTCTTGGTCTGCCTGTTGTAGCGCCGAATTCGCCACCGTCTCCGCCACGTACTCTTAATTCCTGTGCTTCATCACCGAAAATCTCACTTACGAATGCTCCGGCACCGACTGCTGAAGAATATGCTTTAACAACGGTAACTACATCCTGAATCTCCCTGGCTGGAATTCCTGCACCGATTGCTCCGTAAGATGCAAGTGTTGAAGAAGATGTTACCATTGGATAAATACCATGGTCAGGATCCTTAAGGGAACCAAGCTGTCCCTCAAGGAGGACTGTCTTGCCCTCTTTAAGTGCATTGTGAAGGAAAAGTGAAACGTCTGCTACATATGGAGCAACCATTTCCTTATATTCCATTAAAAGATTGAATATATCATCAGGATTCATTGGTTCCTTATTATAAAGGTTCTTAAGAAGCACGTTCTTGTATTCCACAACACGCTCAACCTTTTCACGAAGGTCTGCTTCATCCATAAATAATTCACTTACCTGAAAACCAATCTTAGCATACTTATCTGAGTAAAATGGTGCAATACCGGACTTAGTGGAACCAAATGCCTTACCACCGAGACGTTCTTCTTCGTATGTATCAAAATCAACATGATATGGCATAAGTATCTGTGCTCTGTCTGATACAAGAATCTTAGGTGTTGGTACGCCTCTGTCCTCAAGTGATTTAATTTCATTGAAAAGATATGGTATATTAAGTGCCACACCATTGCCAATTACACTTGTCGTATGATTATAAAAAACGCCTGATGGAAGTAAGTGTAAAGCGAACTTGCCGTAATCATTAATAATCGTATGGCCTGCATTACTTCCTCCCTGGAATCTTACTATAATATCTGACTGTTCGGCAAGCATATCCGTAATCTTGCCCTTGCCTTCATCACCCCAGTTAGCGCCAACTATTGCTCTTACCATGTGTGATCCTCCTCTTTTATTATATAAATAACTGCAGGCTTTTAAAGACTGCGTGAATAGTATACCTTAAATTATCAAATATGTAAAGAAAGAGTTGTCAGCAACTGTACAGCACAATACCGGCAACTCTTTTGTAATGATGTATTAACAGTTGATTTCCGCTGTTAATCCAAGTTCATCTTTGTATTCGTTAAGGATAGGTTTTACAACTTCTGAAAGGAATTCCTCAACCTGCCACTTTGAACGTCCTGTGTATAATGAAGGATCCATATTTTTCTGCAAATCCTCAAGTGTAAGATTAAATGCAGGGTCGGCAGCAATCAGTTCAAGGAGATTGTTGTCAAGACCTTCCACTTTGACACGTCTGCCCGCTTCCATGGAAAGAGTTCTGATACGTTCATGGAGTTCCTGTCTGTCTCCGCCGGCTTTTACGGCGTCCATCATAATATTTTCTGTAGCCATGAAAGGAAGCTCTGCCATAATGTGTTTGTAAATTACCTTGTCATATACAACAAGTCCGTCTACAACATTGAGATAAAGGTCAAGTATACCGTCTACTGCAAGAAATGCTTCCGGTACAGACATTCTTTTATTGGCGGAATCGTCGAGAGTTCTCTCAAACCACTGTGTCGCACTTGTGATTGCAGGGTTCATAACATCTGACATAACATAATTAGCAAGGCTCGCTATTCTTTCGCTTCTCATAGGATTTCTCTTATAAGCCATTGCTGATGAACCAATCTGTGTCTTTTCAAAAGGTTCCTCGATTTCTTTTAAATGCTGTAAAAGTCTTATATCATTAGAAAACTTGTGGGCACTTGCGGCAATACCGGCAAGGACATTCACAACCTTGGTATCTACTTTTCTTGAATAAGTCTGGCCTGAAACAGGATATGTATCCTCAAATCCCATTTTGTTGGCTATCATCTTATCAAGACGGCGTATTTTATCCTGGTCGCCTTCAAAAAGCTCCATAAAACTTGCCTGTGTTCCTGTTGTACCCTTCTGTCCGAGAAGCTTCATTGTTGAAATAACATGATTAAGGTCTTCAAGGTCTAAAAGAAGTTCCTGCATCCAGAGAGTTGCTCTTTTACCTACGGTTGTTGGCTGGGCAGGCTGGAAATGTGTGAATGCAAGAGTAGGAAGTGCCTTATATTCATCTGCAAATTTTGAAAGTTCGTTGATTACATTCACAAGTTTTTTGCGGACAAGTTTAAGTCCTTCTGTCATTATTATAAGGTCAGTATTATCGCCTACATAACATGAAGTTGCTCCAAGGTGGATAATTCCTTTTGCCTTAGGGCACTGTAAACCATAAGCATATACATGTGACATTACATCATGTCTTACAATTTTTTCTCTTGCCTTTGCATCCTCATAATTAATATCGTCTTTGTGAGCTTTAAGTTCTTCTATCTGCTCATCCGTAATATTAAGTCCAAGTTCTTTTTCTGATTCTGCAAGAGCAATCCAGAGTGCTCTCCATGTTCTGAATTTTTTATCAGGCGAAAAAATATACTGCATTTCTTTACTTGCATATCTTTCAGCCAAAGGTGTCTGATATCTGTCAGTTGCCATTTTAAATCTCCTTTTATTTTTCATATTCGCCACGGATATCTTCTGTCGGCGGTTCTATAGGATAATTGCCGGTAAAGCAGGCATCACAATAATCGGTCTTACCGTCTATGAGTTCACTTAATCTTGTAACATCAAGGTAACCCAGTGAATCTGCCCCGATATATTTACATATCTGGTCTACGGTGTGGTCATGCGCTATTAACTGGTCATCCGATGGAATATCAGTTCCAAAATAACATGGATGTAAAAACGGAGGCGAACTTATTCTTACATGAACTTCGGTAGCACCTGCATCTTTTAACATCTTTACTATTCTTGCCGAGGTTGTTCCCCGCACAATGGAATCATCTATCATAATAACTCTTTTACCGTTTACCGCATCTTTTAAAACATTGAGTTTAATTTTAACACTGGTCTCTCTCTGGGACTGCTTAGGCTTAATAAAAGTACGCCCTACATAGCTGTTTTTCATAAATGCAATTCCGTAAGGTATTCCTGATTCCATGGAATATCCAAGTGCGGCCACATTACCTGATTCAGGTACACCTACTACAATATCAGCCTCCACAGGGTGGGTCTTTGCAAGTATACGGCCTGCCATAATACGGGAACTGTATACTCCTACACCGTCAATGTAGCTGTCCGGTCTGGCAAAATATATGTATTCAAAAATACATCTTGCGCATTTATTAATACATCCTGAAGTATCTGAGCTTATACCATCAGGTGTTATTGTGACTATTTCTCCCGGAAGCACATCCCTTACAAATTCTGCACCGATAGCTGAAAATGCACAGGTCTCTGAGGATACGAAATATGCGTTGTCTCTTTTTCCGATACTTAACGGCTTAAAGCCGAAAACATCCCTTGCCGCAATTAATTTACGGGGACTCATTACTACAAGAGAATATGCCCCCTTTATTTTTTTCATGGCATTGGCTACCGCCGCTTCGACGCTTGAGGTCTTAAGACGTTCCCTTGCTATGTAATATGCGATTACCTCTGAATCTATGGTTGTCTGGAAAATCGCACCTGTGTATGAAAGTTCATCCCTGAGTTCAGGAGCATTTATAAGGTTGCCGTTATGAGCGAGTGCCAGTGTTCCTTTAACATAATTAAGAACAAGAGGCTGGGCATTTTCCCTGCAACTGCTTCCTGCCGTAGAATATCTTACATGTCCTACACCAATGTTTCCTTTTAATTTCTCAAGTGATTCTGCATCAAAAACTTCACTTGCTAATCCCATATCCTTTCTGGAATTAACAATTCCCTTAGGTCCTTCCGTATCGCTTACCGCAATACCACAGCTTTCCTGTCCTCTGTGCTGCAACGCGAACAGTCCGTAGTATATTGTTGTGGCAACATCGTTGCCATCAAAATCGTAAGCGCCGAATACACCGCATTCTTCATGCACTTCACTTTCTTCAATATTGTCTGAATTACTTGTTTCTATCATATATATACCTCCAGGTATCAGATGTTAAATTCTTTGCCTGTAAGTAATGCAAATGCCTCTTTGTATTTGTCAACAGTCTTTTTAACAACTTCTTCAGGAAGAAGGAGGTCATTGTCAGGATTAGCTTTAAGCCAGTCTCTTACAAACTGCTTGTCATATGATGGCTGTGACTTGCCTGCTTCATATCCTTCAAGAGGCCAGAATCTTGAGCTGTCAGGTGTGAGCATTTCGTCACCGATAACAACTTCACCCTTTTCGTTAAGACCGAATTCAAATTTGGTGTCGGCAATGATAATTCCTTTGCTTAAAGCATAATCTGCACATTTCTTATATAAAGCGATTGTATATTCCTTAATCTTAGCTGCATATTCTTCACCCTTTTCAGGATAAATTTTCTTAAGAACTTCTACGCTCTGCTCGTATGATATATTCTCATCATGGAGTCCTATCTCTGCCTTGGTACTTGGAGTATATATAGGCTCAGGAAGCTTGTCTGATTCCTTGAGTCCTTCAGGGAGCTTAATTCCGCAGACGGTTCCGTTTTCCTTGTAGCTTGCCCAACCGCTTCCTGTAATGTATCCTCTTACGATACATTCAATAGGGAGCATCT
Proteins encoded:
- a CDS encoding adenylosuccinate synthase, coding for MVRAIVGANWGDEGKGKITDMLAEQSDIIVRFQGGSNAGHTIINDYGKFALHLLPSGVFYNHTTSVIGNGVALNIPYLFNEIKSLEDRGVPTPKILVSDRAQILMPYHVDFDTYEEERLGGKAFGSTKSGIAPFYSDKYAKIGFQVSELFMDEADLREKVERVVEYKNVLLKNLYNKEPMNPDDIFNLLMEYKEMVAPYVADVSLFLHNALKEGKTVLLEGQLGSLKDPDHGIYPMVTSSSTLASYGAIGAGIPAREIQDVVTVVKAYSSAVGAGAFVSEIFGDEAQELRVRGGDGGEFGATTGRPRRMGWFDAVATRYGCRMQGATEVALTVLDVLGYLDEIPMCVGYEIDGEVIKDFPVTYKLEKAKPVFKKFKGWKCDIRGIKNYDELPAECKAYIEAIEEEIGVPITMVSNGPKRHDIIYRTSDLSK
- the purB gene encoding adenylosuccinate lyase, producing the protein MATDRYQTPLAERYASKEMQYIFSPDKKFRTWRALWIALAESEKELGLNITDEQIEELKAHKDDINYEDAKAREKIVRHDVMSHVYAYGLQCPKAKGIIHLGATSCYVGDNTDLIIMTEGLKLVRKKLVNVINELSKFADEYKALPTLAFTHFQPAQPTTVGKRATLWMQELLLDLEDLNHVISTMKLLGQKGTTGTQASFMELFEGDQDKIRRLDKMIANKMGFEDTYPVSGQTYSRKVDTKVVNVLAGIAASAHKFSNDIRLLQHLKEIEEPFEKTQIGSSAMAYKRNPMRSERIASLANYVMSDVMNPAITSATQWFERTLDDSANKRMSVPEAFLAVDGILDLYLNVVDGLVVYDKVIYKHIMAELPFMATENIMMDAVKAGGDRQELHERIRTLSMEAGRRVKVEGLDNNLLELIAADPAFNLTLEDLQKNMDPSLYTGRSKWQVEEFLSEVVKPILNEYKDELGLTAEINC
- the purF gene encoding amidophosphoribosyltransferase → MIETSNSDNIEESEVHEECGVFGAYDFDGNDVATTIYYGLFALQHRGQESCGIAVSDTEGPKGIVNSRKDMGLASEVFDAESLEKLKGNIGVGHVRYSTAGSSCRENAQPLVLNYVKGTLALAHNGNLINAPELRDELSYTGAIFQTTIDSEVIAYYIARERLKTSSVEAAVANAMKKIKGAYSLVVMSPRKLIAARDVFGFKPLSIGKRDNAYFVSSETCAFSAIGAEFVRDVLPGEIVTITPDGISSDTSGCINKCARCIFEYIYFARPDSYIDGVGVYSSRIMAGRILAKTHPVEADIVVGVPESGNVAALGYSMESGIPYGIAFMKNSYVGRTFIKPKQSQRETSVKIKLNVLKDAVNGKRVIMIDDSIVRGTTSARIVKMLKDAGATEVHVRISSPPFLHPCYFGTDIPSDDQLIAHDHTVDQICKYIGADSLGYLDVTRLSELIDGKTDYCDACFTGNYPIEPPTEDIRGEYEK
- a CDS encoding phosphoribosylaminoimidazolesuccinocarboxamide synthase, which gives rise to MQEYKPFKEGKVREVYDNGDSLIMVATDRISAFDNILKNKITDKGAILTQMSKFWFDFTKDIVPNHMISVDNKDMPEFFQKDEFKGNSMMCKKLEMLPIECIVRGYITGSGWASYKENGTVCGIKLPEGLKESDKLPEPIYTPSTKAEIGLHDENISYEQSVEVLKKIYPEKGEEYAAKIKEYTIALYKKCADYALSKGIIIADTKFEFGLNEKGEVVIGDEMLTPDSSRFWPLEGYEAGKSQPSYDKQFVRDWLKANPDNDLLLPEEVVKKTVDKYKEAFALLTGKEFNI